The following coding sequences lie in one Aspergillus luchuensis IFO 4308 DNA, chromosome 8, nearly complete sequence genomic window:
- the MEU1 gene encoding S-methyl-5-thioadenosine phosphorylase (BUSCO:EOG09263KB4;~COG:F;~EggNog:ENOG410PFY7;~InterPro:IPR000845,IPR018099,IPR035994,IPR010044;~PFAM:PF01048;~go_function: GO:0003824 - catalytic activity [Evidence IEA];~go_function: GO:0016763 - transferase activity, transferring pentosyl groups [Evidence IEA];~go_function: GO:0017061 - S-methyl-5-thioadenosine phosphorylase activity [Evidence IEA];~go_process: GO:0009116 - nucleoside metabolic process [Evidence IEA]) encodes MPFLALRRLLSTLPSRPLRRIESAKQLAQRMAALPSTYDEPVRIAVIGGTGLRELPGFTQVASLNISTPWGTPSSPITILHHKCSHNNQTVAIAFLSRHGLHHQIAPHEVPARANIAALRSIGVRTIIAFSAVGSLQEEIKPRDFVVPDQVIDRTKGIRPFTFFEGGVVAHVPFGDPFDEGVAKVVRACGHSLEGEGVVLHDRGTLICMEGPQFSTRAESKLYRSWGGSVINMSCLPEAKLAREAEIAYQMICMSTDYDCWHESTADVTVEMVMGNMKANAVNAKRFVTAVLDELAAEQNSQLVQAKHIEGSVKFGMSTAQPNWSPEARERMNWLFPGYFN; translated from the exons ATGCCATTTCTTGCCCTGCGCCGTCTGTTGTCCACTCTTCCATCCCGCCCCCTCAGGAGAATCGAGTCCGCAAAGCAACTCGCCCAAAGAATGGCCGCCCTTCCCTCCACCTACGACG AGCCCGTCCGTATCGCCGTTATTGGCGGTACTGGTCTGCGTGAGCTCCCTGGCTTCACCCAGGTTGCGTCGTTGAACATCTCGACTCCTTGGggcaccccctcctcccccattaCCATCCTGCACCACAAGTGCTCCCACAACAACCAGACGGTCGCCATCGCCTTCCTGAGCCGTCACGGTCTGCACCACCAGATTGCTCCCCACGAGGTCCCTGCCCGCGCCAACATCGCCGCTCTGCGCTCCATCGGTGTCCgcaccatcatcgccttctCCGCCGTCGGTAGCTTgcaggaggagatcaagCCCCGTGATTTTGTCGTTCCCGACCAGGTCATCGACCGCACCAAGGGTATCCGtcccttcaccttcttcgaGGGCGGCGTCGTCGCTCACGTTCCCTTCGGTGACCCCTTCGATGAGGGTGTTGCCAAGGTCGTCAGGGCCTGTGGACACAGcttggagggtgagggtgtcgTCCTGCACGACCGCGGTACTCTGATCTGCATGG AGGGACCTCAGTTCTCCACCCGCGCTGAGAGCAAGCTGTACCGCTCCTGGGGTGGCAGCGTCATCAACATGTCCTGCCTGCCCGAGGCCAAGCTGGCCCGCGAGGCCGAGATCGCCTACCAGATGATCTGCATGTCCACTGACTACGACTGCTGGCACGAGTCGACCGCCGATGTGACCGTGGAGATGGTCATGGGCAACATGAAGGCCAACGCCGTCAACGCCAAGCGCTTCGTGACTGCTGTGCTGGACGAGCTGGCCGCGGAGCAGAACTCGCAGCTGGTGCAGGCCAAGCACATCGAGGGATCCGTCAAGTTCGGTATGAGCACTGCCCAGCCCAACTGGAGCCCCGAGGCTCGCGAGCGGATGAACTGGCTGTTCCCTGGCTACTTCAACTAG
- a CDS encoding 6-phosphogluconate dehydrogenase, decarboxylating (COG:G;~EggNog:ENOG410PJ56;~InterPro:IPR006183,IPR036291,IPR006114,IPR006115, IPR008927,IPR013328,IPR006113;~PFAM:PF03446,PF00393;~go_function: GO:0004616 - phosphogluconate dehydrogenase (decarboxylating) activity [Evidence IEA];~go_function: GO:0016491 - oxidoreductase activity [Evidence IEA];~go_function: GO:0050661 - NADP binding [Evidence IEA];~go_process: GO:0006098 - pentose-phosphate shunt [Evidence IEA];~go_process: GO:0055114 - oxidation-reduction process [Evidence IEA]): protein MPSHSFKRIGIVGAGNMGSMMSFAFTELGLDVSIWDVKRENVDGIKKWYDEGKFSGKGKVEGFYEIDKFTKSLEGQGERKLFIFSITHGDPADSVLDMIQNDLKKGDIILDGGNENYRRTEQRQKRCKELGVSWIGMGVSGGYQSARHGPSLSPGGDPEAIELVLPLLEQYAAKDEKTGKPCVTNVGPAGSGHFVKMVHNGIEGGMLSTTAEAWALLHWGWGLEYQEISDIFEDWNTKGELRKNFLLDIGVQILRTKKTPQGDYQGEGASQNGGYVLDDVLDKVVQDDDDTEGTPYWSVMETANRHVAGPTLATAHYMRIASGNRAERLEVAKKLNIPGPRSIEIKDRKDFIEKLRRAVYCSFLASFCQGLELIARASKDEGWNVDLGKCIQIWRGGCIIQSEAIADLLQPLMRPDLTNMKFLDEVARELHKHFDALKEVVLAATVADQYIPALSATLEYLKYEGGTMLPTKFMEAQMDLFGAHAYYIPGVPGEDPGPVKKGPHHYEWRPA, encoded by the coding sequence ATGCCGTCTCACTCCTTCAAGCGAATCGGCATCGTCGGAGCCGGCAACATGGGCTCGATGATGAGCTTCGCCTTCACGGAGCTCGGGCTGGACGTCTCCATCTGGGACGTGAAGCGCGAAAACGTCGACGGGATCAAGAAATGGTACGACGAAGGAAAATTCAGCGGCAAGGGGAAAGTGGAAGGCTTCTACGAGATCGACAAGTTCACCAAGAGTCTGGAAGGTCAAGGGGAACGGAAACTTTTTATCTTCTCTATCACCCATGGCGATCCCGCGGACTCCGTTTTGGATATGATCCAGAAtgatctgaagaagggaGATATCATCCTGGACGGTGGAAATGAGAACTATCGACGAACTGAGCAGCGACAGAAACGGTGCAAGGAACTCGGCGTCAGTTGGATCGGCATGGGTGTCTCGGGCGGGTATCAATCGGCCCGCCATGGCCCGAGTTTATCGCCTGGCGGAGATCCGGAAGCGATTGAGCTTGTCTTGCCGTTGTTGGAGCAGTATGCTGCCAAGGATGAAAAGACCGGCAAGCCTTGTGTGACGAATGTGGGACCTGCTGGTTCGGGTCATTTTGTGAAGATGGTCCATAATGGTATTGAAGGGGGGATGTTGTCTACCACGGCGGAGGCCTGGGCTTTGCTtcattgggggtgggggttggAGTATCAGGAGATCTCTGATATCTTTGAAGACTGGAATACGAAGGGAGAGCTGCGGAAGAACTTTCTGCTCGACATTGGTGTGCAGATCCTGCGCACGAAGAAGACTCCTCAAGGCGACTACCAAGGCGAAGGCGCCAGTCAGAACGGCGGTTACGTGCTGGATGACGTGCTCGACAAAGTCGTAcaggacgacgatgacaccGAAGGAACGCCCTACTGGTCGGTTATGGAGACTGCGAACCGACATGTGGCCGGTCCTACGCTCGCCACGGCACACTATATGCGCATCGCTAGTGGTAATCGCGCTGAGCGACTGGAGGTTGCCAAGAAGCTCAACATCCCCGGCCCCAGGTCTATAGAGATCAAGGATCGCAAAGACTTCATCGAGAAACTGCGTCGCGCCGTCTACTGCTCTTTCTTGGCTTCGTTCTGCCAGGGACTGGAGTTGATCGCGCGCGCATCCAAGGATGAGGGTTGGAACGTCGATCTCGGCAAGTGTATTCAGATCTGGCGTGGAGGATGTATTATTCAGTCTGAAGCTATTGCTGATCTCCTGCAACCGCTCATGCGTCCTGATCTGACCAATATGAAGTTCCTGGACGAGGTCGCTCGAGAGCTGCACAAGCACTTCGACGCGCTAAaggaggtggtgttggcggcCACAGTGGCAGATCAGTACATTCCCGCGTTGTCTGCGACGTTAGAGTACCTGAAGTATGAAGGAGGGACGATGCTGCCTACGAAGTTCATGGAGGCGCAGATGGATCTGTTTGGCGCCCACGCCTACTACATACCGGGTGTACCTGGAGAGGATCCGGGGCCGGTGAAGAAGGGACCTCACCACTACGAGTGGCGTCCAGCCTAA
- a CDS encoding sugar phosphate isomerase/epimerase family protein (COG:G;~EggNog:ENOG410PJ4Y;~InterPro:IPR013022,IPR036237;~PFAM:PF01261): MSPTPNIDIDITSIPLSYATCSLGSPSTTPLETKLTTLRSASFTGIELAFPDLLAYANTHNPGTTQILPTDYPALIHAAASIRSLCESHNLRTMMLQPFANFEGWPRGSAEREDAFSRAKGWSEIMEALGTDLLQIGSTDTPEEKLCRKNGGVDREAVVEDLRELADLLGRKGQRIAYENWCWSTHAPNWKDVWEIVRDVGRENVGLCLDTFQTAGGEWGDPTAPEGVVSGGEDDVRKRYEYSLEELARTVPAEKIFLLQVSDAYKPLTPFEDEVVDGARPRARWSHDFRPMPYHGGYLPIEEVGRAVLRTGFRGWFSMEIFDGGKTGEEEIGDVEGFAREAMGSMRRFLERCAEGL; the protein is encoded by the coding sequence atgtcccCCACACCAAACATCGACATCGacatcacctccatccccctcaGCTACGCAACCTGCTCCCTGGGCTCCCCCAGCACAACCCCGCTAGAAACCAAACTCACCACTCTCCGCTCCGCCTCCTTTACCGGCATCGAGCTCGCCTTCCCGGACCTCCTCGCCTACGCCAACACCCACAACCCCGGCACCACCCAGATCCTACCAACCGACTACCCGGCCCTCATCCACGCGGCAGCCTCAATCCGCTCACTATGCGAATCCCACAACCTGCGGACCATGATGCTCCAACCCTTCGCCAACTTCGAGGGATGGCCTCGCGGTTCCGCAGAACGAGAGGACGCGTTCTCCCGTGCAAAAGGGTGGAGTGAGATTATGGAAGCGTTGGGGACGGATCTATTACAGATCGGGTCGACGGATACTCCGGAGGAGAAGCTATGTAGAAAGAATGGTGGTGTGGATAGGGAggcagtggtggaggatctgCGTGAGCTGGCTGATTTGCTGGGGAGGAAAGGACAGCGGATCGCGTACGAGAACTGGTGTTGGAGTACGCATGCACCGAATTGGAAGGATGTATGGGAGATTGTTAGGgatgtggggagggagaatgtcGGGTTGTGTTTGGATACGTTTCAGACGGCTGGGGGAGAGTGGGGGGATCCGACGGCTCCTGAGGGGGTGGttagtggtggtgaggatgatgtgaGGAAGAGGTATGAATATAGtttggaggagttggcgaGGACGGTTCCTGCCGAGAAGATCTTCCTCTTGCAGGTGTCGGATGCGTATAAGCCACTTACTCCgtttgaggatgaggtggtggatggggcgAGGCCGAGGGCGCGGTGGAGTCATGATTTTAGGCCGATGCCGTATCATGGGGGGTATTTGCCTattgaggaggtggggagggcggTCTTGAGGACGGGGTTTAGGGGGTGGTTTAGTATGGAGATTTTTGATGGGGGGAAaacgggggaggaggagattggggatgtggaggggttTGCGAGGGAGGCGATGGGTAGTATGAGGAGGTTTTTGGAGAGGTGTGCGGAGGGTCTTTAA
- the prnC gene encoding delta-1-pyrroline-5-carboxylate dehydrogenase prnC (COG:E;~EggNog:ENOG410PG3T;~InterPro:IPR015590,IPR005931,IPR029510,IPR016160, IPR016161,IPR016162,IPR016163;~PFAM:PF00171;~go_function: GO:0003842 - 1-pyrroline-5-carboxylate dehydrogenase activity [Evidence IEA];~go_function: GO:0016491 - oxidoreductase activity [Evidence IEA];~go_function: GO:0016620 - oxidoreductase activity, acting on the aldehyde or oxo group of donors, NAD or NADP as acceptor [Evidence IEA];~go_process: GO:0010133 - proline catabolic process to glutamate [Evidence IEA];~go_process: GO:0055114 - oxidation-reduction process [Evidence IEA]), which yields MQSSLLLRSRGLSLAKCPSLSLARTSARAMGSYATFKVPRIDNEPNKHYAPGSPDRRGLEEALARTKQSGPLNVPLVIAGKEIKSSQVETQSNPASHAPVATYSNASAAEVQAAIDAALEARKSWAATSFADRASIFLKAADLISTKYRYDIMALTMHGQGKNAWQAEIDSAAELCDFFRFGVKYAEDLYAQQPVHHAPGVWNRVEYRPLEGFVYAISPFNFTAIGGNLAGAPALMGNVVVWKPSPSAIASNWLVHQILLEAGLPKNVIQFVPGDAAEVTNTVLNHPDFAALHFTGSTAVFRSLYGQIANGVAEGKYRSYPRIVGETGGKNFHLVHKSADVRNAAVQTVRGAFEFQGQKCSATSRAYVAASIADEFIKNVVAETKNIKVGEPSDFTNFCGPVIHEASFNKLANVIDEAKNDPELELLAGGSYDSSKGWYIQPTVYHTTNPDHPLLSRELFGPVLVIHTYADATEADFAKICEKVDQTGDYGLTGSIFAQDREVLRTADDALRNTAGNFYINCKSTGAVVGQQPFGGARASGTNDKAGSGNLLSRFVSLRSIKEEFVPTYKVPYPSNDA from the exons ATGCAGTCCTCTTTGCTCCTGCGTTCTCGGGGCCTTTCCCTCGCCAAAtgcccctccctctcccttgcCCGCACGAGCGCTCGTGCTATGGGCTCTTACGCCACCTTCAAGGTTCCTCGCATTGACAACGAGCCTAAC AAACACTACGCCCCCGGATCTCCTGACCGCCGCGGTCTCGAGGAGGCCCTCGCCAGAACCAAGCAGAGCGGTCCCCTCAATGTGCCTTTGGTGATTGCCGGCAAGGAG ATCAAGAGCTCCCAGGTCGAGACCCAGAGCAACCCCGCCTCCCATGCGCCCGTGGCTACCTACTCCaacgcctccgccgccgaggTCCAGGCTGCTATTGACGCCGCTCTCGAGGCTCGCAAGTCGTGGGCTGCCACCTCTTTCGCCGATCGTGCCAGCATCTTTCTCAAGGCCGCTGACCTGATCTCGACCAAATACCGCTATGACATCATGGCTCTGACCATGCACGGCCAGGGCAAGAATGCCTGGCAGGCCGAGATCGACTCTGCTGCTGAGCTGTGCGATTTCTTCCGCTTCGGTGTCAAGTACGCCGAGGACCTGTATGCTCAGCAGCCCGTTCACCATGCTCCTGGCGTGTGGAA CCGTGTGGAATACCGCCCCCTGGAGGGATTCGTCTACGCCATCAGTCCCTTCAACTTCACTGCCATTGGCGGTAACCTGGCTGGTGCCCCCGCCCTGATGGGTAACGTCGTCGTCTGgaagccttctccttccgcCATCGCCTCCAACTGGCTCGTCCACCAGATCCTCCTCGAGGCTGGTCTGCCCAAGAACGTCATCCAGTTCGTCCCCGGTGATGCCGCGGAGGTCACCAACACCGTCTTGAACCACCCCGACTTTGCTGCCCTCCACTTCACTGGTAGCACCGCTGTGTTCCGTAGCCTCTACGGCCAGATCGCCAACGGCGTTGCCGAGGGCAAGTACCGCAGCTACCCCCGCATTGTTGGTGAGACCGGTGGCAAGAACTTCCACCTGGTCCACAAGTCGGCCGATGTCCGCAACGCTGCCGTCCAGACTGTCCGTGGAGCTTTCGAGTTCCAGGGCCAGAAGTGCAGTGCCACCTCCCGCGCCTACGTGGCCGCTTCCATTGCCGACGAGTTCATCAAGAACGTCGTTGCCGAGACCAAGAACATCAAGGTTGGCGAGCCTTCTGACTTCACCAACTTCTGCGGTCCCGTCATCCACGAGGCCTCCTTCAACAAGCTGGCCAATGTGATCGACGAGGCCAAGAACGACCCCGAGCTCGAGCTGCTGGCCGGCGGTAGCTACGACTCCTCCAAGGGATGGTACATCCAGCCCACCGTCtaccacaccaccaaccccgaccaccctctcctctcccgcgAGCTCTTCGGTCCCGTCCTGGTCATCCACACCTACGCTGACGCTACCGAGGCCGACTTTGCCAAGATCTGCGAGAAGGTTGACCAGACCGGCGACTACGGTCTGACCGGCTCCATTTTCGCCCAGGACCGTGAGGTTCTCCGCACCGCCGACGATGCCCTCCGCAACACCGCCGGTAACTTCTACATCAACTGCAAGAGCActggtgctgttgttggcCAGCAGCCTTTCGGCGGTGCCCGTGCCAGTGGTACCAACGACAAGGCCGGCAGTGGTAACCTGCTGTCCCGCTTCGTGAGTCTGCGGTCGATCAAGGAGGAGTTTGTCCCTACCTACAAGGTTCCCTACCCTAGCAACGATGCTTAG
- a CDS encoding uncharacterized protein (COG:E;~EggNog:ENOG410QDM5;~InterPro:IPR004841;~PFAM:PF13520,PF00324;~TransMembrane:10 (i53-72o78-98i132-154o160-182i194-212o283-304i385-405o411-435i456-479o485-506i);~go_component: GO:0016020 - membrane [Evidence IEA];~go_process: GO:0055085 - transmembrane transport [Evidence IEA]), whose translation MGAPTFKDSEKSANEVTSPPVYVDEDPEALKGEIHHGPNTDTQRGLSSRQLQLLALGGCIGTGLFVGSGSTLSTVGPAPLFMGYFAMSTVVWFVMNVLGEMTTYLPIKGISVPYVIGRYTEPSIGFAAGYNYWYSFAMLLASEVTAAGIIIEYWTTSINVGVWITIILLVILLLNIVAVSWYGEAEFWFATLKILAIIGLIILGVVLFFGGGPNHDRLGFRYWDTPGAFKPYLVGGNTGRFLDFWTAFIKSGFSFIFSPELITTAAGEVEAPRRNIPKATNRFIYRVFAFYILGTLVIGVTVAYNDPKLMSAVASGSSSASASPFVIAIQNAGISGLNHVVNAAILISAWSSGNAWLFAGSRTLYSLACGGQAPKIFTRCNRNGVPYVAVLITWVVGLLSFLNLSDSGENVFYWFTNITTVGGFINWVLIGIAYLRFRKALTYHGLMDTLTFKTPLQPYGTYYVILIVSLLTITNGYAVFFPGNFTAADFLVSYIVIAIFLALYVGHKVWYRTPWMTKVSEIDVFTGKEEIDRLCENDFERKPRNWLERVWWWIA comes from the exons ATGGGTGCACCGACGTTCAAGGACTCTGAGAAGTCCGCAAATGAAGTGACATCTCCTCCCGTATATGTTGATGAAGACCCCGAGGCCCTCAAGGGCGAGATCCACCATGGGCCAAACACAGACACCCAGCGTGGTTTGTCCTCTCgacagctgcagctgcttgcTCTCGGTGGTTGTATTGGCACCGGTCTCTTCGTAGGTTCCGGATCCACGCTGTCGACGGTGGGCCCAGCACCACTGTTCATGGGCTATTTTGCCATGTCCACGGTGGTGTGGTTTGTGATGAACGTGCTGGGCGAGATGACCACCTATCTGCCCATCAAGGGCATTTCGGTGCCCTATGTGATTGGCCGCTATACGGAGCCTAGTATCGGATTCGCTGCTG GATACAATTATTG GTACTCGTTTGCCATGTTACTGGCAAGTGAAGTGACGGCTGCCGGGATCATCATCGAGTACTGGACTACCTCCATCAATGTTGGGGTGTggatcaccatcatcctcctcg TGATTCTGCTTCTAAATATCGTTGCGGTGTCATGGTATGGAGAAGCCGAGTTCTGGTTTGCAACGTTAAAGATTCTTGCCATCATTGGTCTAATTATCCTGGGCGTGGTGCttttctttggtggtggCCCTAACCATGATCGACTCGGCTTCCGCTACTGGGACACACCGGGCGCGTTCAAGCCCTACTTGGTGGGCGGAAACACCGGTCGCTTCCTCGACTTCTGGACCGCCTTCATCAAGTCTGGCTTCTCCTTTATCTTCTCCCCCGAGCTTAtcaccactgctgctggtgaagTTGAAGCGCCCCGTCGCAACATTCCGAAAGCCACCAACCGATTCATCTACCGAGTCTTCGCCTTCTACATTCTGGGAACCCTTGTGATTGGTGTCACGGTGGCTTACAATGATCCCAAACTCATGTCCGCGGTTGCCAGCGGTAGCTCGAGCGCCAGTGCCAGTCCTTTCGTCATTGCCATTCAAAATGCCGGTATCTCTGGTCTGAACCACGTCGTCAACGCTGCTATTCTAATCTCAGCCTGGTCCTCGGGTAATGCATGGTTGTTTGCTGGTTCTCGAACGCTGTATTCGCTCGCCTGTGGCGGCCAGGCCCCCAAGATCTTCACCCGGTGCAACCGCAACGGCGTGCCCTACGTGGCAGTTCTCATCACCTGGGTAGTCGGCTTGTTGTCCTTCCTGAACCTGTCGGACTCGGGAGAAAATGTTTTCTACTGGTTCACGAACATCACCACAGTGGGAGGGTTCATCAACTGGGTGCTCATTGGTATTGCTTATTTG CGTTTCCGCAAAGCATTGACCTACCACGGCCTGATGGACACGCTCACTTTCAAGACTCCTCTGCAGCCCTACGGCACATACTACGTGATTCTGATAGTGTCCCTCCTGACCATTACCAACGGATACGCGGTTTTCTTCCCCGGAAACTTCACTGCTGCCGATTTTCTGGTGTCGTATATCGTGATAGCCATTTTCCTGGCCCTTTATGTGGGCCACAAAGTGTGGTACCGGACCCCATGGATGACCAAGGTATCGGAGATTGACGTGTTCACgggcaaggaggagatcgaccGGCTCTGCGAGAACGACTTTGAGCGGAAGCCGCGTAATTGGCTGGagagggtgtggtggtggattgctTGA
- the PUT1 gene encoding proline dehydrogenase family protein (COG:E;~EggNog:ENOG410PGMR;~InterPro:IPR002872,IPR015659,IPR029041;~PFAM:PF01619;~go_function: GO:0004657 - proline dehydrogenase activity [Evidence IEA];~go_process: GO:0006562 - proline catabolic process [Evidence IEA]), with the protein MKAARRPMRVLSSVPSTYSSARYVSRTSNPKSSAAASTPTNNLLQQQATVPSNDASGSPLAKLPISSVLRSLVILSVSSSTLLLKPCIFALSTLAHPKTPVLDVAKNPLLNALVKHTLYKQFNAGENKLEVQQSIQAIKQLGYRGVLLGYAREVLVGEGNVDPRDEKAARAEIQTWLDGTLQTVDMAQEGDFVALKFTGMGTQVLEFLQKQAAPSEFMDYAITKVCDLAISRNVRLLVDAEEQAVQLGIEKWALKYQKYCNAKTPGHAIFYNTYQAYLRSTPATIAKHLEVARQEGYTAGVKLVRGAYLKTEPRHLIWAEKEETDACYDGVVEALLTRRYNSMLQPASEEHKTELPPVNVIIATHNRDSVRKAHAIRLQQAARAEKQGVDLSYAQLQGMADEVSCELLQGFSSADGPASQETPNVYKLLTWGTVKECMGFLMRRAVENTEAVGRTKQSQEAMLGELKRRARRVFGLGN; encoded by the exons atgaaggcTGCCCGCCGTCCTATGCGGGTGCTCTCGAGCGTCCCCTCTACATACTCGTCCGCCAGATACGTTAGCCGCACTAGCAACCCCAAATCTTCCGCCGCTGCGtccacccccaccaacaacctgttgcagcagcaggctaCCGTTCCCTCCAACGATGCATCGGGATCTCCCCTCGCTAAgctccccatctcctccgtcctGCGGTCGCTGGTGATCCTTtccgtctcctcttccaccctcctcttGAAGCCGTGCATCTTTGCGCTCTCGACCCTCGCGCACCCCAAGACCCCCGTTCTGGACGTCGCCAAGAACCCTCTGTTGAACGCGCTCGTCAAGCACACCTTGTACAAGCAGTTCAACGCCGGTGAGAACAAGCTCGAGGTGCAACAGTCGATCCAGGCCATCAAGCAGTTGGGCTACCGGGGTGTTCTGCTGGGTTACGCTCGCGAGGTCCTGGTGGGTGAGGGCAATGTCGACCCTCGCGATGAGAAGGCCGCGCGGGCGGAGATCCAGACCTGGCTGGATGGTACCCTGCAAACCGTCGACATGGCCCAGGAAGGCGACTTTGTGGCCCTGAA GTTCACCGGTATGGGTACTCAGGTGCTCGAGTTCTTGCAGAAGCAGGCTGCTCCCTCCGAGTTCATGGATTACGCTATCACAAAGGTCTGCGACCTGGCCATCTCGCGCAACGTGCGCCTACTCGTCGATGCCGAGGAGCAGGCTGTGCAGCTGGGTATCGAGAAGTGGGCTCTGAAGTACCAGAAGTACTGCAATGCGAAGACCCCCGGCCACGCCATTTTCTACAACACTTACCAGGCCTACCTCCGCTCGACCCCGGCCACCATTGCCAAACACCTTGAGGTTGCTCGCCAGGAGGGTTACACTGCTGGTGTGAAGCTGGTTCGTGGTGCTTACCTGAAGACCGAGCCTCGCCACCTGATctgggctgagaaggaggagactGACGCCTGTTACGACGGTGTCGTCGAGGCTCTCCTGACTCGCCGCTACAACTCGATGCTGCAGCCCGCCTCCGAGGAGCACAAGACCGAGCTGCCCCCTGTCAACGTTATCATCGCCACTCACAACCGGGATTCTGTTCGCAAGGCCCACGCCATCCGTCTTCAGCAGGCTGCTCGCGCCGAGAAGCAGGGAGTTGATCTCAGCTATGCCCAACTTCAGGGTATGGCCGACGAGGTCAGCTGCGAGCTCTTGCAAGGCTTCTCCAGCGCCGATGGGCCCGCTTCCCAGGAGACCCCGAACGTGTACAAGCTTCTGACCTGGGGCACTGTCAAGGAATGCATGGGCTTCCTGATGAGACGTGCTGTGGAGAACACCGAGGCGGTTGGCCGTACCAAGCAGTCGCAGGAGGCTATGCTTGGAGAGCTCAAGCGTCGCGCTCGTCGCGTGTTTGGCTTGGGTAACTGA